A stretch of Choristoneura fumiferana chromosome 29, NRCan_CFum_1, whole genome shotgun sequence DNA encodes these proteins:
- the LOC141444194 gene encoding LOW QUALITY PROTEIN: deubiquitinase DESI2-like (The sequence of the model RefSeq protein was modified relative to this genomic sequence to represent the inferred CDS: substituted 1 base at 1 genomic stop codon) has translation MKRCDACTRIRTERDTVRPQDEDSDPLIVSSTVSEEPHLLCGLCAMFPSCMSLLSRRAEAHAPRPGQAAVLLNVYDMYWTNWXVVRRKNGGRGVGVFHSGVQVHGSEWAYGGHPYAFTGVFEIAPRDERELGEQFRFRQSVHIGYTNFSEEEVRRLVTELGKQFRGDRYHLMNNNCNHFTSAFCLALCSQDIPAWVNRLAYVSSCVPFLQRCLPKEWLTPAALQQSLAAHSRSSSPHTHTHTPQ, from the exons ATGAAGAGATGTGACGCATGCACCCGTATCCGAACGGAACGGGACACAGTCAGGCCACAGGACGAGGACAGTGACCCGCTGATTGTCTCGTCAACCGTCTCGGAGGAGCCACATTTA CTGTGCGGTCTGTGCGCGATGTTCCCGTCGTGCATGTCGCTGCTGTCGCGGCGCGCGGAGGCGCACGCGCCGCGCCCCGGCCAGGCCGCCGTCCTGCTCAACGTCTACGACATGTATTGGACCAACTGGTGAGTGGTGAGGC GTAAAAACGGCGGGCGCGGGGTGGGCGTGTTCCACAGCGGCGTGCAGGTGCACGGGTCGGAGTGGGCGTACGGCGGACACCCGTACGCCTTCACGGGGGTGTTCGAGATAGCGCCGCGCGACGAGCGCGAGCTGGGCGAACAGTTCCGGTTCAG gcaaagtgTGCACATAGGATACACGAATTTCAGCGAAGAGGAAGTGAGGCGGCTCGTGACAGAATTAGGAAAACAATTTCGAGGTGACAG ATACCATCTAATGAACAACAATTGCAATCATTTCACATCGGCATTTTGTCTG GCGCTGTGCTCGCAGGACATCCCGGCGTGGGTCAACCGTCTCGCGTATGTCAGCTCCTGTGTGCCCTTCCTGCAACGCTGCCTGCCCAA GGAGTGGCTGACGCCGGCCGCGCTGCAGCAGTCGCTGGCGGCGCACTCGCGCTCGTCGTCgccgcacacgcacacgcacacgccaCAATAG
- the LOC141444189 gene encoding uncharacterized protein — translation MDQLADIMRQQSEMLRLMQQQIATMASSAASPFSAAVNVPWPAPLNTNIDPEEAFHLFKNGWENYIRAAQIDKWPADQEPRKLSVLMTAIGTDALKKYNNFLEKPTSCEQLLLEIKTKLVPAKNIIYNRFLFNSRSQNQGEGFESFFSAVVTLIEECDYKEKDEMLRDRIVMGILDTNLKKEMLKKEKLTLTQAVNMCKAAEAMEIQIKNMTDQKSVTEGTSTQIQKVEAKMKCKFCGNFHVFKKGVCPAWGKNCSNCDGRNHTAKVCKKKKIQEISQDCNSDPVIKKLINDKNKNLAECSLKYLNNNKWYDVNCLLDTAADDCLVGIKNLEQMFGVGYVKNKIRPSNKRLYSFGGHNIDIFGEVDITFKIIIPNKPIKKYNVTFQVVHTEHIPLLSCKACTFMGLVQFCKTVKYESDDTTEIIKKYDAVFNGLGRFAGDIDLEIDKKVSPVIQKARRIPVAFREPLKKELNRLEKLGIIEKEDNHTDWLCGSGSSRVSRGTSSGICIQDPYSSRMQIRSD, via the exons ATGGATCAATTGGCAGATATTATGAGGCAGCAAAGCGAAATGCTGAGGCTGATGCAACAACAAATTGCCACTATGGCATCATCTGCTGCATCGCCATTTTCAGCAGCAGTTAACGTGCCATGGCCAGCACCGCTCAATACTAATATAGACCCAGAAGAAGCATTCCACCTATTCAAAAATGGTTGGGAAAATTACATTCGAGCGGCACAAATAGACAAATGGCCAGCCGATCAGGAGCCACGCAAACTCAGTGTCTTAATGACTGCAATTGGTACggatgctttaaaaaaatacaataatttccTTGAAAAGCCTACCTCGTGTGAACAGCTCTTATTAGAGATCAAAACAAAGCTTGTGccagcaaaaaatattatttacaacagGTTTCTGTTTAATTCGAGATCACAAAACCAGGGTGAAGGCTTTGAGTCATTCTTTAGTGCAGTGGTGACACTTATTGAAGAATGCGACTACAAAGAAAAAGATGAAATGCTCCGTGATAGGATTGTGATGGGCATTTTGGacacgaatttaaaaaaagaaatgttgaaaaaagaaaaattaacttTGACCCAGGCAGTCAATATGTGCAAGGCTGCGGAGGCTATGGAAATTCAGATCAAGAATATGACTGACCAGAAATCTGTGACAGAAGGAACTTccacacaaatacaaaaagttGAAGCTAAAATGAAATGCAAATTCTGTGGGAATTTTCATGTTTTCAAAAAAGGTGTATGTCCTGCATGGGGAAAGAACTGCTCAAACTGTGACGGAAGAAATCATACTGCAAAAGTAtgtaagaagaaaaaaattcaaGAAATATCTCAAGACTGCAATAGTGATCCTGTGATTAAAAAATTGattaatgacaaaaataaaaaccttgCAGAGTGCTCTTTAAAATACCTTAACAATAATAAATGGTACGATGTGAACTGTTTGTTAGACACAGCGGCTGATGATTGCTTAGTAGGCATTAAGAATCTGGAGCAAATGTTTGGTGTGggctatgtaaaaaataaaataagaccaTCAAATAAACGTTTATACAGTTTTGGTGGACACAACATTGACATATTTGGTGAGGTtgacattacatttaaaataataatacctaacaaaccaattaaaaaatacaatgttacGTTTCAAGTTGTACACACTGAACATATTCCTTTACTGTCATGTAAAGCTTGCACTTTTATGGGTTTGGTACAGTTTTGTAAAACTGTTAAATATGAATCTGATGACACCAcagaaatcataaaaaaatatgatgctGTATTCAATGGGTTGGGCAGGTTTGCAGGTGATATAGATTTGGAAATCGACAAAAAGGTGTCTCCTGTTATCCAGAAGGCTCGCAGGATTCCTGTCGCCTTTCGAGAACCTTTAAAAAAGGAACTAAATAGACTTGAAAAACTTGGTATCATTGAGAAGGAAGACAATCACACAGACTGG TTGTGCGGCTCTGGGAGCAGCCGTGTTTCAAGAGGGACGTCCAGTGGCATATGCATCCAGGACCCTTACAGCAGCAGAATGCAGATACGCTCAGATTGA